One stretch of Dyella jiangningensis DNA includes these proteins:
- a CDS encoding efflux RND transporter permease subunit has product MFKGLVAFALTRRAIVMMALGAFIIAGLVAYAKLNIEAYPNPAPVILEVTAQAPGLSAEEMERSYTRAMEVGLATTPGVESIRSTSFYGLSFVRVTFKYGTDYYADYTQAALALQQNVSLPQGVQPQIQASSLVGEIFRYQLVGPPSMSLTELRTLQDWVVTRRLLSVSGVAQVVTWGGTTKEYEVEADLAKLQGYGITLPQLVSALGNANSNVGGRTINIGQQSVNIRGIGLIKNVDDIGNTVLTQSNGTPILVKDVARVHLGAVPRLGRAGRDNQDDVVTGIVVMNRTLQTNEVVARVKDEVARLNSDGTLPPGVKLAPFYDRSTLVAVTTHTVLHNLIFGCLLVFLIQWIFLGDLRSAIIVSANIPVALFFSIIILVLMGDSANLLSVGAVDFGIIVDSAVILIENIFRNFQKTHEERQELLHETVQSDLGAYMRGGATHGWTDRLRLLFISAMQVDRAVLFSSAITVAAFIPLFTMQGVEGQIFNPMARTYAYALSGALIATFTISPVLASLLLPRHVKETETAFVRAIRRVYTPVLRWALARRRTTVGLGVGFLLLATLLLTRVGTEFLPALEEGNLWIRASMPPTISLEAGEDKVSTLRRILLKHPEVVTAVSQHGRPDDGSDASGFYNVELFVPLKPQDEWPSGHTKEKLVAELQREFENALPGVEFNFSQYIQDNIEEGLSGVKGANSVKIVGPELPELERLADEVMHEMQKVRGVQDLGVFHVLGQPNLNITIDRSKAARYGLNTGDINTVVQAAAGGTSATTVLEGDRQFDLVVRLAPQYRRSIEDIGNIQVGYNLPNGGNGYVPLRDVASITLDTGASYIYHERNERFVPVKFSVRGRDLGSTVEEAQRRIAQHVALPPGYHLAWAGEFNDLQQAKQRLAIVLPIAVGLILALLFALFNSLRDSLLTLAAIPFSIGGGIIALYLSGLDFSISAAIGFVSLFGVSVMNGILVITYFNHLIFTGHTPLDAMAQAAEQRMRPMLMTALSACIGLLPAALSHGIGSQVQRPLATVVVGGMLIGPVMLLVVAPALQVLVVEWSQRRRKRRMERSTP; this is encoded by the coding sequence GTGTTCAAAGGCCTCGTCGCGTTCGCGCTGACCCGCCGTGCCATCGTGATGATGGCGCTGGGTGCTTTCATCATTGCCGGGCTGGTCGCCTATGCGAAGCTCAACATCGAGGCGTATCCGAATCCGGCGCCGGTGATCCTCGAGGTCACGGCGCAGGCGCCGGGCTTGTCCGCTGAAGAGATGGAGCGCAGCTATACGCGAGCGATGGAGGTGGGCCTGGCCACGACGCCGGGCGTCGAAAGCATTCGCTCCACGTCGTTCTATGGCTTGTCGTTCGTGCGCGTGACCTTCAAGTACGGCACCGACTACTACGCCGACTACACGCAGGCTGCGCTGGCCCTGCAGCAGAACGTCAGCCTGCCCCAGGGCGTGCAGCCTCAGATCCAGGCCTCCAGCCTGGTCGGCGAGATCTTCCGCTACCAGCTGGTCGGGCCGCCCTCCATGAGCCTCACCGAGCTGCGCACCTTGCAGGACTGGGTGGTTACGCGACGCCTGCTGTCGGTGTCGGGCGTCGCGCAGGTGGTGACCTGGGGCGGCACCACCAAGGAATACGAAGTGGAGGCGGATCTCGCCAAGCTGCAGGGCTACGGCATCACCCTGCCCCAGCTGGTGAGCGCCCTCGGCAACGCCAACAGCAACGTGGGCGGACGCACGATCAACATCGGCCAGCAGTCGGTGAACATCCGTGGCATCGGCCTGATCAAGAACGTCGACGACATCGGCAACACCGTGCTCACCCAGAGCAACGGCACGCCAATCCTGGTGAAAGACGTAGCCAGGGTGCATCTCGGTGCTGTACCCCGGCTCGGCCGTGCGGGACGCGACAACCAGGACGACGTGGTCACCGGCATCGTCGTGATGAACCGCACGCTGCAAACCAATGAAGTGGTGGCGCGCGTCAAGGATGAAGTGGCCAGGCTCAACAGCGACGGTACGTTGCCGCCGGGCGTGAAGCTGGCGCCGTTCTATGACCGCTCCACCCTGGTGGCGGTCACCACGCACACCGTGCTGCACAACCTCATCTTCGGCTGCCTGCTGGTGTTCCTCATCCAGTGGATTTTCCTGGGCGACCTGCGCAGCGCGATCATCGTGAGCGCGAACATTCCGGTGGCGCTCTTCTTCAGCATCATCATCCTGGTGCTGATGGGGGACTCGGCCAACCTGCTGTCGGTGGGCGCGGTGGATTTCGGCATCATCGTCGACTCGGCGGTGATCCTCATCGAGAACATCTTCCGCAATTTCCAGAAGACCCACGAGGAGCGCCAGGAATTGCTGCACGAGACCGTGCAGAGCGATCTCGGCGCCTATATGCGTGGCGGGGCGACCCATGGCTGGACCGATCGCCTGCGCCTGTTGTTCATCAGCGCGATGCAGGTCGATCGCGCGGTGCTGTTCTCCTCGGCCATCACGGTGGCGGCGTTCATTCCACTGTTCACCATGCAGGGCGTGGAGGGCCAGATCTTCAACCCGATGGCGCGCACCTACGCGTATGCCCTGTCGGGTGCGTTGATCGCGACCTTCACCATTTCCCCCGTGCTGGCTTCACTGCTGCTGCCCAGGCATGTGAAGGAAACCGAGACGGCCTTCGTGCGCGCCATCCGTCGCGTCTATACGCCGGTGTTGCGCTGGGCGCTGGCTCGTCGCCGCACCACGGTGGGCCTGGGCGTGGGCTTCCTGCTGCTGGCCACGCTGCTGCTGACCCGTGTGGGCACCGAGTTCCTGCCTGCGCTGGAAGAAGGCAACCTATGGATCCGCGCGTCGATGCCGCCCACGATTTCGCTGGAGGCGGGTGAGGACAAGGTAAGCACGCTGCGTCGCATCCTGCTCAAGCATCCGGAGGTGGTCACGGCGGTATCGCAGCATGGTCGCCCGGATGACGGCAGCGACGCCTCGGGCTTCTACAACGTGGAGCTGTTCGTACCGCTGAAGCCGCAGGACGAATGGCCCAGCGGGCATACGAAGGAGAAGCTGGTCGCCGAGCTGCAGAGGGAATTCGAGAACGCCTTGCCCGGCGTCGAGTTCAACTTCTCCCAATACATCCAGGACAACATCGAGGAAGGCCTGTCCGGCGTGAAAGGTGCCAACTCGGTGAAGATCGTCGGTCCCGAACTGCCCGAGCTCGAACGTCTCGCCGACGAGGTGATGCACGAGATGCAGAAGGTGCGCGGCGTGCAGGACCTTGGCGTATTCCACGTGCTCGGCCAGCCCAATCTCAACATCACCATCGACCGGTCCAAGGCGGCGCGCTATGGCCTCAACACCGGCGACATCAACACCGTGGTCCAGGCGGCAGCCGGCGGCACCTCGGCCACGACGGTGCTGGAAGGCGATCGCCAGTTCGATCTGGTGGTGCGATTGGCGCCGCAATACCGGCGCAGCATCGAAGACATCGGGAACATCCAGGTGGGCTACAACCTGCCCAACGGTGGCAATGGCTACGTGCCCTTGCGCGACGTCGCCAGCATCACGCTGGATACCGGGGCGTCCTACATCTATCACGAGCGCAACGAGCGCTTCGTGCCGGTGAAGTTCAGCGTGCGCGGGCGCGACCTGGGCAGCACCGTCGAGGAGGCGCAGCGGCGCATCGCCCAGCACGTCGCCCTTCCACCCGGTTACCACCTCGCGTGGGCGGGCGAGTTCAACGACCTCCAGCAGGCGAAGCAGCGCCTGGCGATCGTGTTGCCGATCGCGGTCGGGTTGATCCTCGCGTTGCTGTTCGCGCTGTTCAATTCCCTGCGCGACAGCCTGCTCACGTTGGCCGCGATTCCGTTCTCCATCGGTGGCGGCATCATCGCGCTCTACCTGTCGGGGCTGGACTTCAGCATTTCCGCGGCGATCGGCTTCGTGTCGCTGTTCGGCGTATCGGTGATGAACGGCATCCTCGTCATCACCTACTTCAACCACCTGATATTTACCGGCCACACGCCACTCGATGCCATGGCGCAGGCCGCCGAGCAGCGCATGCGCCCCATGCTGATGACAGCGCTTTCCGCGTGCATCGGCCTGCTGCCCGCCGCGCTTTCGCACGGCATCGGCAGCCAGGTGCAACGGCCACTGGCCACTGTCGTGGTGGGCGGCATGCTGATCGGTCCCGTGATGCTGCTGGTGGTGGCACCGGCGCTGCAGGTGCTGGTGGTGGAGTGGTCGCAGAGACGGCGAAAGCGTCGCATGGAGAGGAGCACGCCATGA
- a CDS encoding 30S ribosomal protein THX, giving the protein MGKGDRKTRRGKTYRGSYGNTRAHSLQPAVAGAKATVTKPAAAKKAAPKKKSA; this is encoded by the coding sequence ATGGGCAAGGGCGACCGCAAGACCCGTCGTGGCAAGACCTACCGTGGCAGCTACGGCAACACCCGCGCGCATTCGCTGCAGCCGGCCGTGGCCGGTGCCAAGGCGACCGTGACCAAGCCGGCCGCTGCCAAGAAGGCTGCTCCGAAGAAGAAGTCGGCCTGA
- a CDS encoding MerC domain-containing protein, translating to MEAQQQPKTRWWSLADRIGATASFLCAIHCAALPFVLALLPLLGLGFLADHRFERGFVMFACALALFSLVSSYRHHRRPRPLMLAMPGLALLIVGVTFADGYSIALHSVLVTCGGLLVAAAHFVNLRTHRAVHVHGPSCAH from the coding sequence ATGGAAGCCCAGCAACAGCCCAAAACCCGTTGGTGGTCGCTGGCCGACCGGATCGGCGCCACGGCTTCGTTCCTGTGCGCCATCCACTGTGCGGCGCTGCCGTTCGTGTTGGCGCTGTTGCCGCTGCTGGGCCTGGGTTTCCTGGCCGATCACCGTTTCGAGCGCGGCTTCGTGATGTTCGCCTGCGCGTTGGCGCTGTTCAGCCTGGTGAGCAGTTACCGCCATCACCGTCGCCCGCGGCCGCTGATGCTGGCCATGCCGGGGCTGGCCCTGCTGATCGTTGGCGTCACCTTTGCCGATGGCTACTCCATCGCCCTGCATAGCGTGCTGGTGACCTGCGGTGGCCTGCTGGTGGCGGCGGCGCATTTCGTCAACCTCCGCACGCATCGCGCCGTGCACGTGCACGGGCCCAGTTGTGCCCATTGA
- a CDS encoding sensor histidine kinase — MAIASFRHSVVFRMAAGYGLLLLFSVAVISAVFYVATAGLLRRNIDQQLGSSSRHLAQLEEQDGVGALAREIDSLLNDNQDSDTEIYLLLDRQGHKLVGNLTDWPAGAFAGDGLQQLDVVRLGRHAASRLQTRVLPDGAVLVVGRDMADVRELEHMILVALGLGGVLALVLAGGGAVLFRSQLQRQLKAIHRTTTEIAGGQLDRRIAMGSSRDEFAVIAHDVNGMLDEIQRLMETSRNVSNAIAHDLRTPLGRVRGALEHSLRSPERQQRLPQEAQRAIDEIDGLITVLDKLLQIAEAESGVRRQSFESIALRHLLDDMMELYQPAAESLSIQLSCHVEDDPCVLADRHLLAGVLANLLDNAFKYAGRGAHITVSAMQAAARVHVCVQDNGPGIPDAALSRVTERFFRTDASRHQRGNGLGLSIVAAVVELHRGRLILSHANPGLKVDIDLPSASLTKS; from the coding sequence ATGGCGATCGCTAGCTTTCGCCACTCGGTGGTGTTCCGCATGGCGGCGGGCTATGGCCTCTTGCTGCTGTTTTCGGTCGCGGTGATTTCGGCCGTGTTCTACGTGGCCACGGCCGGCTTGCTGCGTCGGAACATCGACCAGCAACTGGGCAGCTCGTCACGCCACCTTGCGCAACTGGAAGAACAGGACGGCGTCGGCGCCCTCGCCCGCGAAATCGACAGCCTGCTCAACGACAACCAGGACAGTGACACGGAGATCTACCTGCTGCTCGATCGCCAGGGTCACAAGCTGGTCGGCAACCTCACCGACTGGCCTGCCGGCGCTTTTGCCGGCGACGGATTGCAACAGCTCGACGTGGTACGCCTCGGGCGCCACGCCGCCAGCCGCCTGCAGACACGCGTGCTGCCGGACGGCGCCGTGCTCGTGGTCGGGCGCGACATGGCCGACGTGCGCGAGCTGGAACACATGATCCTGGTGGCGCTGGGTCTGGGCGGCGTGCTCGCCCTCGTGCTCGCCGGCGGCGGCGCGGTGCTGTTCCGCTCCCAGTTGCAGCGACAGCTCAAGGCCATCCACCGCACCACCACGGAAATCGCGGGCGGCCAGCTCGACCGGCGCATCGCCATGGGCAGCTCGCGCGACGAGTTCGCCGTCATTGCCCATGACGTCAACGGTATGCTCGACGAGATCCAGCGGCTGATGGAAACCTCGCGCAATGTCTCCAACGCCATCGCGCACGATCTGCGTACGCCGCTGGGCCGCGTGCGTGGCGCGCTGGAACATTCCCTCCGCTCGCCCGAGCGCCAGCAGCGATTGCCGCAGGAGGCGCAACGCGCGATCGACGAGATCGACGGGCTCATCACCGTGCTCGACAAGCTGTTGCAGATCGCCGAGGCCGAATCCGGCGTACGTCGCCAGAGCTTCGAGTCGATCGCGCTGCGTCATCTGCTGGACGACATGATGGAGCTGTACCAGCCCGCGGCCGAGTCGCTGTCGATCCAGCTGAGCTGCCATGTCGAGGACGATCCCTGCGTGCTGGCCGATCGTCACTTGCTGGCAGGCGTGCTGGCCAACCTGCTCGACAACGCGTTCAAGTATGCAGGTCGTGGTGCACACATCACCGTGAGTGCCATGCAGGCAGCTGCGCGCGTACACGTATGCGTGCAGGACAATGGCCCTGGCATTCCTGACGCTGCGCTGTCGCGTGTCACCGAGCGCTTCTTCCGTACCGATGCCAGCCGGCATCAGCGCGGCAATGGGCTGGGACTCAGCATCGTGGCGGCGGTGGTCGAGCTGCATCGCGGCCGCCTCATCTTGTCCCACGCCAACCCCGGCCTGAAGGTCGACATCGACCTTCCCTCGGCAAGCCTTACCAAATCGTAA
- a CDS encoding transcriptional repressor, translating to MVVEVNPLSQIVSGKSHTHHHHHDDAQSFVRAVEHASEERGLRLTPLRKEVLELVAAAGKPVKAYDLLDQLRERHGNAAPPTVYRALDFLLEHGFIHKLESINAFVSCHHPAEAHQVPFLICDNCSSAQEVCDERVAELIEAQAKAFGFRPQAQTLEVHGLCKNCRKA from the coding sequence ATGGTGGTCGAGGTGAATCCATTGAGCCAGATCGTTTCCGGCAAATCGCATACGCACCACCATCACCACGACGATGCGCAAAGCTTCGTGCGTGCGGTGGAGCACGCGAGCGAGGAGCGCGGCCTGCGCCTCACGCCGTTGCGCAAGGAAGTGCTGGAACTGGTAGCCGCCGCCGGCAAGCCGGTAAAGGCGTATGACCTGCTCGACCAGCTGCGCGAACGGCATGGCAACGCGGCGCCGCCCACGGTGTACCGCGCGCTCGACTTCCTGCTCGAACACGGCTTCATCCACAAGCTGGAATCGATCAACGCGTTCGTGTCCTGCCATCACCCGGCCGAGGCGCACCAGGTGCCCTTCCTCATTTGCGACAACTGCTCCAGCGCCCAGGAAGTGTGCGACGAACGGGTGGCCGAATTGATCGAGGCCCAGGCCAAGGCCTTCGGCTTCCGCCCGCAGGCGCAGACCCTGGAAGTGCACGGTCTCTGCAAGAACTGTCGCAAGGCCTGA
- a CDS encoding efflux transporter outer membrane subunit, translated as MMFSTRIWRRSLLATTLAVCAGCAVGPDYRRPSTPGPAHFTREALVDIVGSPSVASQQGASSEAISETWWQVFGSEALNVKVQRALAHNPDLDAAMAALRQAQENVAAQRATFFPGVQLSYAPSRQRDAVGTLSPTLTSGSTYYTLHTSQLNISYDPDVFGLNRRTVESLQAQADNQRYQLEAARLTLAANVVNAAIQEASLRAQIDATTTVIDAQTRALAILHNQARLGYASALDVAAQESALAQARQALPGLQKQLQQNRDLLAVLCGDTPDQAGAPEFELGHLTLPVVLPRAVPSQLVTQRPDVRAAEESVHDASAQVGVALANRLPQFTLSAAYGGSATSFTRMFTDDNIFWTLAGSISQTVFDVGALKHKQRAAEAALQQSAAQYRGVVLGAFQNVADALYAIDSDARALAAADDAEKAAQRTLALTQKQQQLGYVNSLALINAQQAYEQARISRVQAQAARLSDTAALIQALGGGWQGSSGSKKSG; from the coding sequence ATGATGTTTTCCACCAGGATCTGGCGCCGAAGCCTGCTCGCCACGACTCTCGCAGTCTGTGCTGGCTGTGCGGTGGGACCGGATTATCGGCGCCCTTCCACACCTGGGCCCGCCCACTTCACGCGGGAAGCGCTGGTCGATATCGTCGGGAGCCCAAGCGTTGCTTCGCAGCAGGGGGCCAGCAGCGAGGCGATCAGCGAGACGTGGTGGCAGGTATTCGGCTCCGAAGCGCTCAACGTGAAGGTACAGCGCGCCCTGGCACACAATCCGGATCTCGATGCCGCCATGGCGGCACTGCGCCAGGCACAGGAGAACGTGGCTGCGCAGCGAGCCACGTTCTTTCCCGGCGTCCAACTCAGCTACGCGCCCTCGCGCCAGCGCGATGCGGTGGGCACGCTCTCACCCACGCTGACCTCGGGATCGACCTACTACACGCTGCATACGTCACAGCTCAACATCAGCTACGACCCCGATGTGTTCGGGCTCAACCGGCGCACGGTGGAGTCCTTGCAGGCCCAGGCCGACAACCAGCGCTATCAGTTGGAAGCCGCGCGATTGACACTTGCGGCGAACGTGGTCAATGCCGCGATCCAGGAGGCCTCGCTGCGTGCGCAGATCGATGCGACCACCACTGTGATAGATGCCCAGACCCGCGCGCTGGCCATCCTGCACAACCAGGCCCGGCTGGGTTACGCCTCCGCGCTCGACGTGGCTGCGCAAGAGAGTGCCCTTGCACAGGCCCGCCAGGCGCTTCCCGGCCTGCAGAAGCAGCTGCAGCAGAACCGCGATCTGCTCGCCGTGCTATGCGGTGATACACCCGATCAGGCCGGTGCGCCGGAGTTCGAGCTGGGACACCTGACGTTACCGGTAGTGCTTCCGCGAGCCGTACCCTCGCAACTGGTGACGCAACGTCCCGATGTACGCGCTGCCGAGGAGAGCGTGCACGACGCGAGTGCGCAGGTGGGTGTCGCCCTCGCCAATCGACTGCCGCAGTTCACCCTGTCCGCCGCCTACGGTGGCAGCGCCACGTCGTTCACACGCATGTTCACCGACGACAACATCTTCTGGACGCTGGCCGGCAGCATCAGCCAGACCGTGTTCGATGTCGGCGCGCTGAAGCACAAGCAGCGCGCTGCCGAGGCGGCGCTGCAGCAATCGGCAGCGCAATATCGCGGCGTGGTGCTCGGCGCATTCCAGAATGTGGCCGATGCCTTGTATGCCATCGACAGCGATGCACGCGCACTTGCTGCCGCCGACGACGCCGAGAAGGCGGCGCAACGCACGCTTGCTCTCACGCAGAAGCAGCAGCAGCTGGGTTACGTCAACTCGCTGGCATTGATCAACGCGCAGCAGGCGTATGAGCAGGCGCGTATTTCGCGGGTGCAGGCACAAGCAGCGCGGCTCAGTGATACGGCGGCGTTGATTCAGGCGTTGGGGGGTGGGTGGCAGGGTTCTTCAGGATCGAAGAAGTCTGGGTGA
- a CDS encoding response regulator transcription factor, which produces MRCLLIEDDNQTASLIRESLQQAGHEAEVCHDGTSGLVRATHELWDLIVLDRMLPGDLDGLDILAAMRTRGDRTPVLVLSALSSLDERIRGLRSGGDDYLTKPFALDELMARIEALARRAGQHSELDQLSVGDLTLEPRTRRVFRSGRPILLQPREYQLLEYLMRHQGEVVTRKMLLTAVWGYHFDPETNVIDVQMSRLRNKIDKDDVNPLIRTVRGVGFTIDTTTADGDR; this is translated from the coding sequence ATGCGTTGCCTGTTGATCGAGGACGACAACCAGACCGCCAGCCTGATTCGCGAAAGCCTGCAACAGGCCGGGCATGAGGCGGAGGTATGCCACGACGGCACGAGCGGCCTTGTCCGCGCCACGCACGAACTGTGGGATCTCATCGTGCTCGACCGCATGCTGCCTGGCGACCTCGATGGCCTGGACATCCTCGCGGCCATGCGCACCCGCGGCGATCGCACGCCCGTACTGGTGCTGAGCGCGCTGAGCAGCCTGGACGAACGCATCCGCGGCCTGCGCAGTGGCGGCGACGACTACCTCACCAAGCCCTTCGCCCTCGACGAACTGATGGCGCGCATCGAGGCGCTGGCGCGTCGCGCCGGCCAGCACAGCGAACTGGACCAGCTCAGCGTGGGCGACCTCACGCTGGAACCACGCACGCGCCGCGTGTTCCGTAGCGGCCGTCCGATCCTGTTGCAACCGCGCGAATACCAGCTGCTGGAATACCTGATGCGGCACCAGGGCGAAGTGGTGACGCGCAAGATGTTGCTCACGGCGGTATGGGGGTATCACTTCGATCCGGAAACCAACGTGATCGATGTGCAGATGAGTCGCCTGCGCAACAAGATCGACAAGGACGACGTCAATCCGCTGATCCGCACCGTGCGCGGCGTGGGCTTCACCATCGACACGACGACGGCCGATGGCGATCGCTAG
- a CDS encoding cation diffusion facilitator family transporter has translation MSTSHAHTHDDHDHDHHDHAHGHDHDHAHDHARISGRERKLIFAFALTTLMMLVEMVGGFWSGSLALVADAGHMLIDALALLLAIAGAWFAKRPADARRSYGYGRLEVLAGFVNALTQFVLVAFIAYEAVTRLFNPAHILSGMMLVVAIVGLFVNLLVLRTLHGHAHDDVNLAGATLHVLGDLLGSVAAVVAALLVRWLEWNWADPVLSLLVSLLILNSAWRLLRRSSHILLEGVPEGLNMGDVADALRAADPSIRDIHHVHVWQLASGSRMATLHAELHEGHRSALAITAINRVLAERFGVQHATVQVDTEQCPDHARDCGGQGRR, from the coding sequence ATGAGCACGTCCCACGCGCATACCCACGATGATCACGATCATGATCACCACGATCATGCGCATGGCCACGACCATGATCATGCCCACGACCACGCCCGGATCAGTGGACGCGAACGCAAGCTGATCTTCGCCTTCGCACTCACCACGCTGATGATGCTGGTGGAGATGGTCGGCGGTTTCTGGTCGGGCTCGCTGGCCCTGGTGGCCGATGCCGGCCACATGCTGATCGATGCATTGGCCTTGCTGCTGGCCATTGCCGGGGCCTGGTTCGCCAAGCGTCCCGCGGATGCGCGGCGCAGCTATGGCTACGGCCGACTGGAAGTGCTGGCGGGTTTCGTCAACGCGCTCACGCAGTTCGTGCTGGTGGCCTTCATCGCCTACGAGGCGGTGACGCGGCTGTTCAATCCCGCGCACATCCTTTCGGGCATGATGCTGGTGGTGGCGATCGTCGGCCTGTTCGTCAATCTGCTCGTGCTGCGCACGCTGCACGGCCACGCACATGACGACGTGAACCTCGCCGGTGCGACCCTGCACGTGCTGGGCGATCTGCTGGGTTCGGTCGCCGCCGTGGTGGCTGCGCTGCTGGTGCGCTGGCTGGAGTGGAACTGGGCCGACCCGGTGCTTTCGCTGCTGGTCTCGCTGCTGATACTCAACAGCGCGTGGCGGCTGCTGCGGCGTTCCTCGCACATCCTGCTCGAAGGCGTGCCGGAGGGCCTGAACATGGGCGATGTCGCCGACGCGCTGCGTGCGGCCGATCCGTCGATTCGCGACATCCATCACGTGCACGTATGGCAGCTGGCGTCAGGTTCGCGCATGGCGACGTTGCATGCTGAACTGCATGAAGGCCATCGCAGCGCGCTGGCGATCACCGCCATCAACCGGGTGCTGGCCGAGCGTTTCGGCGTGCAACACGCGACCGTGCAGGTGGATACCGAGCAGTGCCCCGACCACGCCCGCGACTGCGGCGGACAGGGCCGCCGCTGA
- a CDS encoding efflux RND transporter periplasmic adaptor subunit, producing MKNHQGRLVAVGCLLAALVLVLAGRHELSTNAHASARPQPADTQTVTINPQQARQVHVAEVTQREFYPSVEAVGYVDFDQDHLAQVNSPYAGRVREVFAKAGDKVERGQALFALDSPDLAQAEATLVSAAAARAQTGAALERAKGMAQVQANAPRDLEQAVADQQSADGNYQAARRALRIFGKSDAEIDRIAATRRVDGELRIDSPMAGVVTARNVAPGDLVQPGNTPAPFSVSDANSLWLVAHVVDADAAQVRVGQSMTANLPAWPDSHIDTQVGYVASSSDPVTHRVMLRGVLHTPPPGWRPQMLANYRIRTASPTRHDALPVDAVVREGTGAMVVFTTNDGLRFTRHPVQVGSLQDGFYPVIAGLPLHERIATEGALFLSNALALQSQ from the coding sequence ATGAAGAACCATCAAGGACGACTGGTGGCCGTCGGTTGCCTGCTGGCAGCACTCGTGCTAGTGCTTGCCGGACGGCATGAACTGTCCACCAACGCGCATGCTTCCGCGCGTCCGCAACCCGCGGATACGCAAACCGTCACCATCAATCCACAACAGGCACGCCAGGTGCACGTCGCCGAGGTGACGCAGCGCGAGTTCTATCCGTCGGTCGAAGCCGTGGGTTATGTCGACTTCGATCAGGATCATCTCGCCCAGGTCAACTCGCCTTATGCCGGCCGCGTGCGCGAAGTCTTCGCCAAGGCGGGAGACAAGGTTGAACGCGGACAAGCGCTGTTCGCGCTGGACAGCCCCGACCTCGCCCAGGCCGAAGCCACCCTGGTAAGCGCCGCCGCCGCGCGTGCGCAGACGGGCGCGGCGCTCGAGCGCGCCAAGGGCATGGCGCAGGTGCAGGCCAATGCTCCTCGCGATCTGGAACAGGCCGTCGCGGACCAACAGAGCGCCGACGGAAACTATCAGGCGGCACGACGTGCGCTGCGCATCTTCGGCAAGAGCGATGCGGAGATTGACCGCATCGCCGCCACGCGACGCGTCGACGGCGAACTGCGCATTGACAGCCCGATGGCGGGCGTGGTGACGGCGCGCAACGTGGCACCGGGTGATCTGGTGCAGCCGGGCAATACGCCCGCCCCGTTCAGCGTGTCCGACGCCAACAGCCTGTGGCTGGTCGCCCATGTCGTCGACGCCGATGCCGCTCAGGTCCGGGTGGGTCAATCGATGACCGCGAACCTGCCCGCATGGCCGGACAGTCATATCGATACGCAGGTGGGCTATGTCGCCAGCAGCTCGGACCCGGTGACGCATCGCGTGATGCTGCGTGGCGTGCTGCACACGCCGCCGCCGGGATGGCGTCCGCAGATGCTGGCGAACTATCGCATCCGTACAGCGTCACCGACCCGCCACGATGCACTTCCGGTCGACGCCGTGGTGCGCGAAGGCACCGGCGCCATGGTGGTGTTCACCACCAACGACGGCCTGCGCTTCACGCGTCATCCGGTGCAGGTCGGCAGCCTGCAGGACGGGTTCTATCCGGTCATCGCCGGCCTTCCGCTGCATGAGCGCATCGCCACCGAAGGTGCGCTGTTCCTGAGCAACGCCTTGGCGCTGCAGTCGCAGTAA